The following proteins are co-located in the Bosea sp. AS-1 genome:
- the ggt gene encoding gamma-glutamyltransferase: MNAHAPARRIAEFACEKKPATGSRGMVVTNHPLASAAGSQMLLAGGNAIDAAVAALFALTVAEPMMVGILGGGLSHIRLADGSHRIIDNLSTAPGRASPDMYDCLSDEIGKQRDTRDRENVVGAKAVAVPGALKGWCEALERFGSLPLADVLQPAIALAARGFTVTPYLSNCIGDNAVDLARDAGLAAMLLPGGAPLKPGAKLVQGDYAESLRLIAKDGPEALYGGALGAALTGYMATHGGLIGPEDLANYRTETREPIRGSYRGYEIVGPPPPSSSGVHIAQMLNILEGYDLGALGFGSTDAVHLLAEALKIAFADRAVATADPAFVKVPVERLIDKGYAAERRALIEMSRAKSWRAGLSGGESADTTHVTVADADGNVVSATQTINGLFGACVQIPGTGMIANNYMFNFDPHPGRALSIAPGKRVFTSMAPMMVLRERRIAYALGLPGALRIFPSALQAIVNLLDHRMSLQEAVEAPRVWTEGGVLELEEAIPETVAQELVARGHKVVRSPRVAGGMNAIAFNADGTMTGAACWRADGTPVAISGGLARAGARFSI; this comes from the coding sequence ATGAACGCTCATGCTCCTGCCCGCCGCATCGCCGAATTCGCCTGCGAGAAGAAGCCAGCCACCGGCTCGCGCGGCATGGTCGTCACCAATCACCCGCTCGCCTCGGCGGCGGGCTCGCAAATGCTGCTCGCCGGCGGGAATGCCATCGATGCGGCGGTTGCCGCGCTGTTCGCACTGACGGTGGCCGAGCCGATGATGGTCGGCATCCTCGGCGGAGGCCTGAGCCATATCCGGCTCGCCGATGGCAGCCACCGCATCATCGACAATCTCTCGACCGCGCCCGGCCGCGCTTCGCCGGACATGTATGACTGCCTCTCCGACGAGATCGGTAAGCAGCGCGACACACGCGACCGTGAGAACGTCGTCGGGGCGAAGGCGGTGGCGGTTCCGGGCGCGCTCAAGGGTTGGTGCGAAGCCCTGGAGCGCTTCGGCAGCTTGCCGCTGGCGGATGTGCTGCAGCCGGCGATCGCGCTCGCCGCGCGCGGCTTCACGGTCACGCCCTATCTCTCGAACTGCATCGGCGACAATGCGGTCGATCTTGCGCGCGATGCCGGTCTCGCGGCGATGCTGTTGCCGGGCGGGGCCCCGCTCAAGCCCGGAGCGAAGCTGGTTCAGGGCGATTATGCCGAGAGCTTGCGACTCATCGCGAAAGACGGACCGGAGGCGCTGTACGGCGGAGCGCTTGGGGCGGCGCTGACCGGCTACATGGCGACGCATGGCGGCCTGATCGGGCCGGAGGATCTGGCGAACTACCGAACCGAGACGCGCGAGCCGATCCGTGGTTCCTATCGCGGCTACGAGATCGTCGGGCCGCCGCCGCCGTCTTCGTCGGGCGTGCATATCGCGCAGATGCTCAACATTCTTGAGGGCTACGATCTCGGCGCGCTCGGCTTCGGCTCGACTGACGCAGTGCATCTCCTGGCGGAGGCGCTGAAGATCGCCTTCGCTGACCGCGCCGTGGCGACGGCCGATCCGGCCTTCGTCAAGGTCCCGGTCGAGAGGCTGATCGACAAGGGCTATGCCGCCGAGCGGCGCGCGCTTATCGAGATGAGCCGGGCGAAAAGCTGGAGGGCGGGGCTTTCCGGCGGCGAATCCGCCGATACCACCCATGTCACCGTGGCTGATGCAGACGGCAACGTCGTCAGCGCGACGCAGACGATCAATGGGCTGTTCGGCGCCTGCGTGCAGATCCCCGGCACGGGCATGATCGCCAACAACTACATGTTCAATTTCGACCCGCATCCTGGCCGTGCCCTGTCCATCGCGCCGGGCAAGCGCGTCTTCACCTCGATGGCGCCGATGATGGTGCTGCGGGAACGGCGGATCGCCTACGCGCTCGGGCTGCCCGGAGCACTGCGCATCTTCCCCTCGGCCCTGCAGGCGATCGTCAATCTGCTGGACCACCGCATGAGCTTGCAGGAAGCGGTCGAGGCGCCGCGCGTCTGGACCGAGGGCGGGGTGCTCGAGCTGGAAGAGGCGATCCCCGAGACGGTAGCGCAGGAACTGGTGGCGCGCGGCCACAAGGTCGTGCGCTCGCCGCGCGTGGCGGGTGGCATGAACGCCATTGCCTTCAATGCGGATGGCACCATGACGGGCGCCGCCTGCTGGCGGGCGGACGGTACGCCGGTCGCGATCTCGGGTGGTCTGGCGCGAGCCGGGGCGCGCTTCAGCATCTGA
- a CDS encoding ABC transporter ATP-binding protein — MTALLAISGLDAYYGRAHILRGVGFDMGRGEVLALMGRNGAGKSTTIKAVMGLVPPSAGEIRFDGQRIDGREPFEIARLGIGYVPEERRIFSELSVMENLAVGQRPPREGAPHWTPDRLFALFPNLGRMRDRPGGAMSGGEQQMLTIARTLMGNPRLVLLDEPSEGLAPVIVEEMAKAILALKGEGLSILLSEQNLHFAGNVADRVAIIEKGAIRFTGTMNALKADEAIRTQYLSV, encoded by the coding sequence ATGACGGCCCTTCTCGCGATTTCCGGGCTCGACGCCTATTACGGGCGCGCCCATATTCTGCGGGGCGTCGGCTTCGACATGGGTCGGGGCGAGGTGCTTGCCCTGATGGGCCGCAACGGCGCCGGCAAGTCGACGACGATCAAGGCGGTGATGGGGCTGGTGCCACCGTCGGCGGGCGAGATCCGCTTCGATGGGCAGCGGATCGACGGGCGCGAGCCCTTCGAGATCGCGCGCCTCGGCATCGGCTATGTGCCGGAGGAACGACGCATCTTCTCGGAACTTTCCGTGATGGAGAATCTCGCCGTCGGCCAGCGCCCGCCACGGGAAGGCGCGCCGCACTGGACGCCGGACCGGCTCTTCGCGCTCTTCCCCAATCTCGGCCGCATGCGCGACCGACCAGGCGGAGCGATGTCGGGCGGCGAACAGCAGATGCTGACCATCGCCCGCACGCTGATGGGCAATCCACGACTCGTGCTGCTGGACGAGCCTTCGGAAGGACTGGCGCCGGTCATCGTCGAGGAGATGGCCAAGGCCATCCTGGCGCTGAAGGGCGAAGGCCTGAGCATCCTGCTCTCCGAACAGAATCTGCACTTCGCCGGCAATGTCGCGGATCGTGTCGCCATCATCGAAAAAGGCGCCATTCGTTTCACCGGGACGATGAACGCGCTCAAGGCCGACGAAGCAATCCGGACGCAATACCTGTCAGTCTGA
- a CDS encoding ferredoxin--NADP reductase: protein MSNFYEEQVLSVHHWTDTLFSFTTTRDTSFRFKNGQFTMIGLKVGDRPLLRAYSVASTNYDDNLEFFSIKVADGPLTSRLQNLQVGDAIIVGKKATGTLVLDNLRDGRRLFLLGTGTGLAPFLSLIRDPETYERYEKVVLVHGCRQVAELAYGERITQHLPQDEFLGEMIRQQLIYYPTVTREPFRNRGRITDLLTSGQLFDDIGLPDFDPAGDRFMLCGSPQMLADLKTIFAERGLAEGNHGEPGDYVIEKAFVEK, encoded by the coding sequence ATGAGCAATTTCTACGAGGAACAGGTCCTCAGCGTCCATCATTGGACGGATACGCTGTTCAGCTTCACGACCACGCGCGACACATCGTTCCGCTTCAAGAACGGCCAGTTCACGATGATCGGCCTCAAGGTCGGCGACAGGCCATTGCTGCGGGCCTACAGCGTCGCCAGCACGAATTATGACGACAACCTCGAATTCTTCTCGATCAAGGTGGCCGACGGCCCGCTGACTTCGCGGCTGCAAAATCTCCAGGTCGGCGACGCGATCATCGTCGGCAAGAAGGCGACGGGCACTCTCGTCCTCGACAATCTCAGGGATGGCCGGCGGCTCTTCCTGCTCGGCACGGGCACGGGGCTGGCGCCGTTCCTTTCGCTGATCCGCGATCCCGAGACCTATGAGCGTTACGAGAAGGTCGTGCTCGTCCATGGCTGCCGCCAGGTCGCCGAGCTCGCCTATGGCGAGCGCATCACCCAGCATCTGCCGCAGGACGAGTTCCTCGGCGAGATGATCCGCCAGCAGCTCATCTACTATCCGACGGTGACGCGCGAACCGTTCCGCAACCGTGGCCGCATCACCGATCTGCTGACCTCCGGGCAGCTCTTCGACGATATCGGCCTGCCGGATTTCGATCCCGCAGGCGACCGCTTCATGCTCTGCGGCTCGCCGCAGATGCTGGCCGACCTCAAGACGATCTTCGCCGAGCGCGGCCTTGCCGAAGGCAATCACGGCGAACCCGGCGACTACGTGATCGAGAAGGCCTTCGTCGAGAAGTAA
- a CDS encoding ABC transporter permease codes for MLDLILTQTLNGLASASSLFLVASGLSIIFGVTRIVNFAHGSLYMLGAYLGWTLVEWLGPASPLGFWGGVVLAALLVAGIGVLIEVAILRRIYQAPELFQLLATFGVVLMIQDIALAIWGPEDKLGPRAPGFKSFVILFDSRFPTYELLLIAIGPAVLALLWFLFQKTRWGTLVRAATQDREMVGALGVNQRLLFTSVFAFGAGLAGLGGALQLPREAATLHMDLSMIAEVFVVVVVGGLGSVTGAYLAAVLIGILHAFGILIFPKITLVLVFLVMAVVLVVRPFGLLGKPPTGQARGPALEPLLKPADRATRLAGLLALLLLAIAPLVTPDYLLLTLTELVIFTLFAASLHFMMGPGGMASFGHAAYFGLGAYGAALAVKWLGTPMEPALLFAPFLAGIAGTVFGWFCVRLSGVYLAMLTLAFAQIAWATAFQWVELTGGDNGILGVWPSSWAVSKTAFYYLALGICAACVLLLRVMVFSPLGYALRASRDNPLRAEAIGIDTMRVQWIAFAIAACAAGIAGGLFAFFKGSVFPTYLAIPRSVDALLMVLLGGVQTVSGPIVGAFAYAGLSDQLAKFTLYWRFALGLTIVLLVMLFPRGLVGSFLAWRERIASTEGAR; via the coding sequence ATGCTCGATCTCATCCTCACGCAGACGCTGAACGGGCTCGCTTCCGCTTCGTCGCTGTTTCTCGTTGCATCGGGGCTGTCGATCATCTTCGGCGTCACCCGCATCGTGAACTTCGCCCATGGCTCGCTCTACATGCTGGGCGCCTATCTCGGCTGGACGCTGGTCGAATGGCTCGGACCGGCGAGCCCCCTCGGCTTCTGGGGCGGAGTCGTGCTGGCCGCTCTGCTCGTCGCCGGCATCGGCGTCCTGATCGAGGTCGCGATCCTGCGGCGGATCTATCAGGCGCCCGAACTCTTCCAGCTCCTCGCCACCTTCGGCGTCGTGCTGATGATTCAGGACATCGCGCTGGCGATCTGGGGGCCGGAGGACAAGCTCGGCCCGCGCGCGCCGGGCTTCAAGAGCTTCGTCATCCTGTTCGACAGCCGCTTCCCGACCTATGAGCTGTTGCTGATCGCCATCGGCCCGGCCGTGCTGGCGCTGCTCTGGTTCCTGTTCCAGAAGACGCGCTGGGGCACGCTGGTCCGGGCCGCGACGCAGGACCGCGAAATGGTCGGGGCGCTCGGCGTCAACCAGCGCCTGCTCTTCACCTCGGTCTTCGCCTTCGGCGCCGGTCTGGCAGGCCTTGGAGGTGCGCTTCAGCTGCCGCGCGAGGCCGCGACGCTGCATATGGACCTGTCGATGATCGCGGAGGTCTTCGTCGTCGTGGTCGTCGGCGGCCTCGGCAGCGTCACCGGCGCCTATCTGGCGGCGGTGCTGATCGGCATTCTGCATGCCTTCGGCATCCTGATCTTTCCGAAGATCACGCTGGTCCTCGTCTTCCTGGTCATGGCCGTCGTCCTGGTGGTCAGGCCCTTCGGGCTCCTGGGCAAGCCCCCGACCGGGCAGGCACGCGGACCGGCGCTCGAGCCGCTGCTGAAACCAGCCGATCGGGCGACCAGGCTCGCCGGCCTCCTTGCCCTGTTGCTGCTCGCCATCGCTCCGCTGGTCACGCCGGACTACCTGCTGCTGACTCTGACCGAACTCGTGATCTTCACCCTCTTCGCCGCCTCGCTGCATTTCATGATGGGGCCGGGCGGCATGGCGTCCTTCGGCCACGCCGCCTATTTCGGCCTCGGCGCCTATGGCGCGGCGCTCGCGGTGAAATGGCTCGGCACACCGATGGAGCCGGCGCTGCTCTTCGCGCCCTTCCTCGCCGGCATCGCGGGGACGGTGTTCGGCTGGTTCTGCGTCCGGCTGTCGGGCGTTTATCTCGCCATGCTGACGCTCGCCTTCGCGCAGATAGCCTGGGCGACCGCCTTCCAATGGGTCGAGCTCACCGGCGGCGACAACGGCATTCTGGGCGTCTGGCCCTCGAGCTGGGCCGTGTCGAAGACAGCGTTCTACTATCTCGCGCTCGGTATCTGCGCCGCTTGCGTGCTCCTGCTGCGCGTCATGGTGTTCTCACCATTGGGCTATGCGCTGCGCGCCTCCCGCGACAATCCGCTCCGCGCCGAGGCGATCGGCATCGACACGATGCGCGTGCAATGGATCGCCTTCGCGATCGCGGCCTGCGCAGCCGGCATCGCTGGCGGGCTATTCGCCTTCTTCAAGGGCTCGGTCTTCCCGACCTATCTGGCGATCCCGCGCTCGGTCGATGCCCTGCTGATGGTGCTGCTCGGCGGCGTCCAGACCGTCTCCGGACCGATCGTCGGCGCCTTCGCCTATGCGGGCCTCAGCGACCAGCTTGCCAAATTCACCCTGTACTGGCGCTTCGCGCTCGGGCTCACGATCGTGCTGCTCGTGATGCTGTTTCCACGTGGGCTGGTCGGCAGCTTCCTGGCCTGGCGCGAGCGAATTGCGTCTACGGAGGGCGCGCGATGA
- a CDS encoding ABC transporter ATP-binding protein, translating to MSAVTTRSSAPVLVVRDLAKSFGGVHAVRGVSFAVEAGRMVALIGPNGAGKTTCFNMLGGQLAPDRGEVVLAGQPVTGLKPRVIWRRGVGRTFQITATFTSMTVRENVQMALISKEGDLWSPFQAARSRHVAMAEALLAQVGMLEQADRACGVLAYGDLKRVELAVALANRPELLLMDEPTAGMAPRERLDLMALTARIATEENIAVLFTEHDMDVVFAHADRVIVLDRGRLIADGPAETVRQDPQVRAVYLGSGTNSGGH from the coding sequence ATGAGCGCGGTCACCACTCGCTCATCCGCGCCGGTGCTGGTGGTGCGCGATCTCGCGAAATCCTTTGGCGGGGTCCACGCTGTGCGGGGTGTCTCCTTTGCGGTCGAAGCCGGCCGGATGGTGGCGCTGATCGGTCCAAACGGCGCCGGCAAGACGACCTGCTTCAACATGCTGGGCGGACAGCTCGCGCCGGACCGCGGCGAGGTCGTCCTCGCCGGACAGCCGGTCACAGGGCTGAAGCCACGCGTCATCTGGCGCAGGGGCGTCGGCCGCACCTTCCAGATCACCGCGACCTTCACCTCGATGACAGTGCGCGAAAACGTGCAGATGGCGCTGATCTCGAAGGAAGGCGACCTCTGGAGTCCGTTTCAGGCGGCACGATCGCGCCATGTCGCGATGGCCGAGGCACTGCTGGCGCAAGTCGGCATGCTGGAGCAGGCGGACCGGGCCTGCGGCGTGCTCGCTTATGGCGACCTGAAGCGGGTCGAGCTCGCCGTGGCGCTCGCCAACCGGCCGGAGCTCCTGCTGATGGACGAGCCGACGGCCGGCATGGCGCCGCGCGAGCGCCTGGACCTGATGGCCCTGACAGCCCGGATCGCGACGGAGGAGAACATCGCGGTGCTGTTCACCGAGCACGACATGGATGTGGTCTTCGCCCATGCCGACCGAGTGATCGTGCTGGATCGCGGCCGGCTGATCGCCGACGGCCCGGCCGAGACGGTGCGACAGGACCCGCAGGTGCGGGCCGTCTATCTCGGCTCCGGCACGAATTCGGGAGGGCACTGA
- a CDS encoding ABC transporter ATP-binding protein — protein sequence MPAAELDVQNLSAGYGQTHVLENVSFSVPAGGRLSILGRNGMGKTTLMATLMGLTRRYAGSISVGGQDVTALRTTGRAQGGIGLVPQTREIFKSLTVEENLFVGLKGRPRSAIEEAYALFPRLQERRRNLGSQLSGGEQQMLATARTILGQPAILLLDEPLEGLAPVICDMLMEAFTQLASSGAMTILFVEQRLESALDFAEDVIILERGRIVWSGSSAGLRVDGEVLERYVGVGGLH from the coding sequence ATGCCGGCAGCTGAGCTCGACGTCCAGAACCTGAGCGCCGGCTACGGCCAGACCCATGTGCTGGAGAACGTCTCCTTCTCCGTTCCGGCCGGCGGGCGCCTCTCGATCCTCGGTCGCAACGGCATGGGCAAGACCACGCTGATGGCGACGCTGATGGGGCTGACCCGGCGCTATGCCGGGAGCATCAGCGTCGGCGGCCAGGACGTGACGGCCCTGCGCACCACCGGACGGGCGCAAGGCGGCATCGGCCTCGTCCCGCAGACCCGCGAGATCTTCAAGAGCCTCACCGTCGAGGAGAACCTCTTCGTCGGGCTGAAAGGCCGGCCGCGCTCCGCGATCGAGGAGGCCTATGCGCTATTCCCGCGCCTGCAGGAGCGGCGCCGCAATCTCGGCTCTCAGCTTTCAGGCGGCGAGCAGCAGATGCTGGCGACCGCCCGCACCATCCTCGGCCAGCCCGCGATCCTGCTGCTCGACGAGCCGCTTGAGGGCCTCGCCCCCGTGATCTGCGACATGTTGATGGAAGCTTTCACGCAGCTCGCGTCGAGCGGTGCGATGACGATCCTCTTCGTCGAGCAGCGGCTGGAAAGCGCGCTCGACTTCGCCGAAGACGTCATCATCCTCGAACGCGGGCGGATCGTCTGGTCCGGCAGCTCGGCGGGCCTGCGCGTCGATGGCGAGGTGCTCGAACGCTATGTCGGTGTCGGCGGGCTGCACTGA
- a CDS encoding xanthine dehydrogenase family protein molybdopterin-binding subunit — translation MNMHVSKAGSPARQAGIGQSLPRKEDAVLVRGGGHYTDDLSLEGQLYAAFVRSPYAHGVIRGIDVAAAREMKGVVAVYTAQDLEGQGYGPLKCNVDLPNRDGTPMRKPARQALAVGKVRYVGDPVAMVVARTAIQARDAAEAVGLDVDILPAVTSTEEALAPGAPELFDDVPGNLILDYHFGDAGKVADAFAKAAHVTRLRIVNNRIVVNPIEPRAAIGTYDRKSGRYTLHAPSQGAFGMRNSLAAAMGVSHDRMRLVTGHVGGSFGMKSAVFPEYVVLLHAARLLKKPVKWTDQRSESFVSDHHGRDMVFEAELALDARGRFLATRFTGLGNMGGYLSPVGPMMATLNIGKNSVGMYRTPLVEVQTRCAVTNTAPIAAYRGAGRPEGNYFMERLIDTAAREMGIDRAVLRQRNLIPAKALPWTTPIGTLYDSGDFPALFARALEAADWKGYPVRERASRKAGKLRGRGIGCYLEVTAPPSNEMGGIHFEADGSVTIVTGTLDYGQGHWTPFAQVLTSQLGVPFDKIRLVQGDSDRLIAGGGTGGSKSIMASGSAIIEASEKVVEKGKLLAAHFLEASVADIEFAAGRFNIAGTDRSIGIMELAGRLRAVSALPDDLPQTLDVDHVFKAAPSAYPNGCHIAEVEIDPDTGQVEIASYVMVNDFGTLVNPMIVEGQLHGGVVQGIGQAIYELTSYDEEGQLRTGSYMDYAMPRAADVPFFSFISQGVPTSTNRVGAKGCGEAGCAGSLPSVMNAIVDALAPHGVQHLDMPATPLAIWRAIHGQDTKG, via the coding sequence ATGAATATGCATGTCTCCAAAGCCGGCTCTCCTGCGAGGCAGGCCGGCATCGGCCAGTCGCTTCCGCGCAAGGAGGACGCCGTTCTCGTGCGCGGCGGTGGCCACTACACCGACGACCTGTCGCTGGAAGGGCAGCTCTACGCCGCCTTCGTCCGTAGTCCCTACGCCCATGGCGTCATCCGCGGCATCGACGTGGCGGCGGCCAGGGAGATGAAAGGCGTCGTTGCGGTCTATACGGCGCAGGACCTCGAAGGCCAGGGCTATGGCCCTCTGAAATGCAATGTCGACCTGCCCAACCGCGACGGCACGCCGATGCGGAAGCCGGCGCGGCAGGCGCTGGCGGTCGGCAAGGTCCGCTACGTCGGCGATCCGGTTGCCATGGTCGTGGCGCGCACGGCCATTCAGGCGCGCGACGCTGCCGAGGCGGTGGGCCTCGACGTCGATATCCTGCCCGCCGTGACCTCGACGGAGGAGGCCCTTGCGCCCGGCGCGCCGGAGCTTTTCGACGATGTCCCGGGCAACCTGATCCTCGACTATCATTTCGGCGACGCCGGGAAGGTCGCGGACGCCTTCGCCAAGGCGGCCCATGTCACCAGGCTCCGGATCGTCAACAACCGCATCGTCGTGAACCCGATCGAGCCGCGCGCTGCGATCGGCACTTATGACCGCAAGAGCGGGCGCTATACGCTCCACGCCCCGAGCCAGGGCGCCTTTGGCATGCGCAACAGCCTCGCGGCGGCGATGGGTGTGTCTCACGACCGGATGCGGCTGGTCACGGGCCATGTCGGCGGCTCCTTCGGCATGAAATCGGCGGTGTTCCCGGAATATGTCGTGCTGCTGCATGCGGCCCGCCTGCTGAAGAAGCCGGTGAAATGGACCGACCAGCGGTCCGAGAGCTTCGTCTCCGACCATCACGGCCGCGACATGGTGTTCGAGGCCGAGCTGGCGCTCGATGCGCGCGGCCGCTTCCTGGCGACGCGCTTCACAGGCCTCGGCAATATGGGCGGCTATCTCTCGCCGGTCGGGCCGATGATGGCGACGCTGAACATCGGCAAGAACAGCGTCGGCATGTATCGCACGCCGCTGGTCGAGGTGCAGACGCGCTGCGCCGTCACCAACACCGCGCCGATCGCGGCCTATCGCGGCGCCGGACGCCCCGAGGGCAACTATTTCATGGAGCGGCTGATCGACACCGCCGCCCGCGAGATGGGCATCGACCGGGCGGTCCTGCGGCAGCGCAACCTGATCCCGGCCAAGGCGCTGCCCTGGACCACCCCGATAGGGACGCTTTACGACAGCGGTGATTTCCCGGCGCTGTTCGCCCGCGCGCTGGAGGCGGCCGACTGGAAGGGCTATCCGGTCCGCGAGCGCGCCAGCCGCAAGGCCGGCAAGCTGCGCGGCCGCGGCATCGGCTGCTATCTGGAAGTCACCGCGCCGCCGAGCAACGAGATGGGTGGCATCCATTTCGAAGCGGACGGCTCCGTCACCATCGTCACCGGTACGCTCGATTACGGGCAGGGGCACTGGACGCCCTTCGCCCAGGTGCTGACCAGCCAGCTCGGCGTGCCCTTCGACAAGATCCGCCTGGTGCAGGGCGACAGCGACCGCCTGATCGCCGGCGGCGGGACCGGCGGTTCGAAATCGATCATGGCCAGCGGCTCGGCGATCATCGAGGCAAGCGAGAAGGTCGTCGAGAAGGGCAAGCTTCTCGCGGCGCATTTCCTCGAGGCGAGTGTCGCGGACATCGAATTCGCGGCCGGCCGCTTCAACATCGCCGGCACCGACCGTTCCATTGGCATCATGGAACTCGCGGGGAGGCTGCGGGCCGTTTCGGCCTTACCCGACGACCTGCCGCAGACGCTGGATGTCGACCATGTCTTCAAGGCGGCGCCGTCGGCCTATCCCAATGGCTGCCATATCGCCGAGGTCGAGATCGACCCCGATACGGGGCAGGTCGAGATCGCGAGCTACGTCATGGTCAACGATTTCGGCACGCTGGTGAACCCGATGATCGTCGAGGGACAGCTGCATGGTGGAGTCGTGCAGGGCATCGGCCAGGCGATCTATGAGCTGACCTCCTATGACGAGGAGGGTCAGCTCAGGACGGGCTCCTATATGGATTACGCCATGCCGCGCGCGGCGGATGTGCCGTTCTTCTCCTTCATCAGCCAGGGCGTCCCAACCAGCACCAACCGGGTCGGCGCGAAAGGCTGCGGGGAGGCAGGTTGCGCCGGCTCGCTGCCCTCGGTGATGAACGCGATCGTCGATGCCCTCGCGCCGCACGGAGTGCAGCATCTCGACATGCCGGCGACGCCGCTGGCGATCTGGCGCGCTATCCACGGGCAGGACACCAAGGGCTGA
- a CDS encoding ABC transporter substrate-binding protein, which translates to MTIDRRRFLAAASGGAAILAAPSLVRAQSTSAIRIGEINSYTAQPAFLKPYRQGWELAQEQVNAAGGVLGRKIETIFRDDAGKPEDAVRHAGDLINAEKVDLLSGGYLSNVGLAIADFAAQNKRLYAASEPLSDALVWSKGNRYTFRLRPSTYMQAAMLVEEAAKLKARKWALVAPNYEYGQSAVKWFKELLKKARPDVEFVAEQYPALGRIDAGATVQALEAAKPDAIFNVTFSADLTNFVRQGNTRGLFEGRDVASMLTGEPEYLDALGAEAPEGWIVTGYPHADLATPEHIKFRDAYKARYNDYPRLGSVVGFDTMNSITAALAKAGSTDNEKLVAAMEGLKFPSAFGSAEYRAIDHQSTLGAFVGRTALKDGKGVMVDWRYADGAKYLPSDEVVKTLRPAG; encoded by the coding sequence ATGACGATCGACCGCAGGCGTTTCCTGGCTGCTGCCTCGGGCGGCGCGGCCATACTCGCCGCACCTTCCCTGGTCCGGGCGCAGAGCACAAGCGCGATCCGGATTGGCGAGATCAACAGCTACACCGCCCAGCCGGCCTTCCTGAAGCCCTATCGCCAGGGTTGGGAGCTGGCGCAGGAGCAGGTCAACGCGGCCGGGGGCGTACTTGGCCGCAAGATCGAGACCATCTTCCGCGATGACGCCGGCAAGCCGGAAGACGCGGTGCGCCACGCCGGCGACCTCATCAACGCCGAGAAGGTCGATCTGCTGTCGGGCGGTTATCTCTCGAATGTCGGCCTCGCGATCGCCGACTTCGCGGCGCAGAACAAGCGGCTCTACGCGGCCTCCGAGCCTCTCTCCGATGCGCTGGTCTGGTCGAAGGGCAATCGCTACACCTTCCGGTTGCGCCCATCGACCTACATGCAGGCGGCAATGCTCGTCGAGGAGGCTGCGAAGCTCAAGGCCAGGAAATGGGCGCTCGTCGCGCCGAACTACGAATACGGCCAATCGGCGGTGAAGTGGTTCAAGGAACTGCTGAAGAAGGCGAGGCCTGACGTTGAGTTCGTCGCCGAGCAATATCCGGCGCTGGGCCGCATCGATGCCGGCGCGACGGTTCAGGCGCTCGAGGCCGCGAAGCCCGATGCGATCTTCAACGTCACCTTCTCCGCCGACCTGACCAATTTCGTGCGCCAAGGCAATACGCGCGGCCTGTTCGAGGGTCGCGACGTCGCCTCAATGTTGACCGGCGAGCCTGAATATCTGGACGCGCTCGGCGCCGAGGCCCCCGAAGGTTGGATCGTCACGGGTTACCCGCATGCCGATCTGGCGACGCCGGAGCACATCAAGTTCCGCGACGCCTACAAGGCTAGGTACAATGACTATCCACGGCTCGGCTCGGTCGTCGGCTTCGATACGATGAACTCCATTACCGCCGCGCTCGCCAAGGCGGGTTCGACCGACAACGAGAAGCTCGTCGCTGCGATGGAGGGGCTGAAATTCCCCTCGGCCTTCGGCTCGGCCGAGTATCGCGCCATCGACCATCAGTCGACGCTCGGTGCCTTCGTCGGCAGGACGGCGCTGAAGGACGGCAAGGGCGTGATGGTCGACTGGCGCTATGCCGACGGCGCCAAGTACCTCCCCTCCGACGAGGTCGTGAAGACGCTGCGCCCCGCAGGCTAG